The Natrinema pellirubrum DSM 15624 region GGCGAAGCGTTCGCGGAGCGCCTTTTCGGCGGTGACGACGGTGACGGCGACCCCCTGTGTCGCTCGTTCTCGCAACGCCGTTTCGATCCCCTCGGTCAGCGACTGCTTCGAGGGCGCAGTGAAGACGACGGCCGCCGCCGCTTCGCCGATCAACTCCGCGATCCGATCATCGATCGGTTGGCGGCCCCGGAGAGTCGATACCGAGCCGTCATCCGGGCGGTCCGGCGTCGCGGTCCGGAGTTCCGCGAGGTTTGCGAACGCCCGCTCGCGCTCGCGCTCGAGGCGGTTCGTCAACTGCTCGCGGGCGGCGCCGAGACTCACCGGCCGGTACCGTTTCGGCGACGACTCGGTCAGTTCGACGAGTCCGCGCTCGAGGAGGTCGTCGGCCGCACCGTAGACCTGCGATCGGGGGACCTCCGAGACCTCGCTGATCTCCTGGGCGGTCCCCGTCCCCAGTTCCTGGAGGGCGACGAAGACGCGGGCCTGATAGTTCGGCAGGCCGAGCCGTTTCAGCGCCGCGACTGCATCTCGTGTACTCATGAATACCTGCGGGTCGGTCGCTCGAGGGTTCGCGCGTCGGGCCTATCAGTAGCGGGGTTCCCCGATTGGATATATTTTGTAGTATCCTACAATACTTATGTTCCCGGGTGGGGAAACGGCTGGTAATGGATCCGGCCGATCGGTACGCGGCGTTCGTGACCGCACACAGCAAGGCGATCATCGCGGTCGTGCTGATCGCGACGTTGCTCGTCGCCAGCGGGGCGGGTAGCGTCGACTCGGAGCTGACGATCGCGAACTTCGAGAGCGACTCGACGGAGGCCGAGAAGTACGACCAACTCCGGTCCGACTTCGCGACCGAGGGGGAGAACACGACCGTCGTCCAGGTCGTCGTCCGCGACGAGAACGCCCTGTCGAAGGACTCGCTGCTCGAGGGGCTGACCCTCCAACGCGCCATCGCCGACGACGGCGACGTGAACGCGACGCTACGGGACCGGCAGCCGATGGTCGGGCTCTCGAACGTCGTCGCGACCGCGGCGATTCGGGAGGCCGAGGCCGGCAACGGGACTCCCAATGGGTCCGCCGGCGCGGCCAACGGTTCGGCACCGCCGCCGCTCGAGGCCCAGATCGCGCAACTGGAGTCGATGTCGGAAAGCGAGGTCGAGGCGACCGTCGAACGGGTGCTGGCACCGGAGTCGGCAGCCGCGGGCGCGGTCGATCCCTACTCACTGCTGCCGACCGATTACGAGCCGGGCGCGACGACGACCGACGGCCGCGTCCTCTACGTCTTTCAGGACACGAGCGGCGCGAGCGGCGACGATCTCCCCGCGGACGTGGCCGACGCCCAGCTCGAGATCCGGGAGCTGTCGGCGTCGACGTTGACGTCCGGGGAGAGCTTCGTCTTCGGGAGTGCCGTCGTCGACGCCGAGAGTACGCAGGCGACCGGCGAGAGCTTCGCGATCATCTCGCCGATCGCGTTGCTGATCATCGTCCTCGCGCTGGGGATCGCCTACCGCGACGTCTTCGACATCGGGCTCGGGCTCGCCGGGATCGCGCTCGTCCTCGCGTGGATGGCCGGCTTCATGGGGTGGGCCGGGATCGGCGTGACGCAGATCCTGATCGCCGTTCCGTTCCTGCTGATCGGGCTCTCGATCGACTACGCATTACACGTCGTGATGCGCTATCGGGAGGCAAGTGCCGACGATCCCGAGGCGACGCCGCGGACGGCGATGCGCCGGGGGCTGGCCGGGGTCGTCGTCGCCATCGGTGCCGCCACGTTCACGACCGCCGTCGGGTTCCTCTCGAACGTCGTCAGCCCGCTGGCCTCGATCAGGGAGTTCGGTATCGTCAGCGCCGTCGGCATCGTGTCGGCGTTTCTCGTCTTCGGCCTGCTGCTGCCCGCGCTGAAACTCGAACTCGACGGCGGGCTCGAGCGACTCGGCCTGTCGCGTCGCCGGCCGGCGTTCGGTCGCGGCGGCGTCGCCAGCCGGATCCTCAGCGTCGGTGCCGAGATCGCCGACCGGGGGCCGGCCGTCGTCATCGCCATCGCGCTCGTCCTGAGCGCGGCTGGGGGCGCGGCCGCGACGGACATCGACACGTCGATCGAGCAAACGGACTTCCTCCCGCGGGACTCACCGGCCTGGATGGACTCGCTGCCCGGTTCGTTGCAGCCCAGCGACTACCAACTGCGCGAGCAGGCGCTGTATCTGAACGACCGGTTCGCCCAGTCGCGCGACCAGTCGAGAGCGGAGTTACTGATCGAGGGGCCGGTCACCGACCCCGACACGCTCGAGCGGGTCGCGGCCGGCAGGGACCGGGCGGCAAACGCCTCGTCCGCACAGACGCTGGCCAACGGCCGGCTACAGGCGACGGGGCCGCTCGAGACCATCGAGTCGGTCGCCGCGGACAACGAAACGGTCGCCGCCGTGGTCGACGACGCCGACACCGACGGCGACGGCGTGCCGGATGAGAACCTCGCGGCGGTCTACGACGCGGTCTACGCCGCCGATCCGTCGGCGG contains the following coding sequences:
- a CDS encoding TrmB family transcriptional regulator is translated as MSTRDAVAALKRLGLPNYQARVFVALQELGTGTAQEISEVSEVPRSQVYGAADDLLERGLVELTESSPKRYRPVSLGAAREQLTNRLERERERAFANLAELRTATPDRPDDGSVSTLRGRQPIDDRIAELIGEAAAAVVFTAPSKQSLTEGIETALRERATQGVAVTVVTAEKALRERFAERPIRVIVMGEDNPADFAGRALMIDEGTVLLSVATDDEAVDEEAMWTAGSSIGRILAQFMQSGIESGTDRNA
- a CDS encoding efflux RND transporter permease subunit; the protein is MDPADRYAAFVTAHSKAIIAVVLIATLLVASGAGSVDSELTIANFESDSTEAEKYDQLRSDFATEGENTTVVQVVVRDENALSKDSLLEGLTLQRAIADDGDVNATLRDRQPMVGLSNVVATAAIREAEAGNGTPNGSAGAANGSAPPPLEAQIAQLESMSESEVEATVERVLAPESAAAGAVDPYSLLPTDYEPGATTTDGRVLYVFQDTSGASGDDLPADVADAQLEIRELSASTLTSGESFVFGSAVVDAESTQATGESFAIISPIALLIIVLALGIAYRDVFDIGLGLAGIALVLAWMAGFMGWAGIGVTQILIAVPFLLIGLSIDYALHVVMRYREASADDPEATPRTAMRRGLAGVVVAIGAATFTTAVGFLSNVVSPLASIREFGIVSAVGIVSAFLVFGLLLPALKLELDGGLERLGLSRRRPAFGRGGVASRILSVGAEIADRGPAVVIAIALVLSAAGGAAATDIDTSIEQTDFLPRDSPAWMDSLPGSLQPSDYQLREQALYLNDRFAQSRDQSRAELLIEGPVTDPDTLERVAAGRDRAANASSAQTLANGRLQATGPLETIESVAADNETVAAVVDDADTDGDGVPDENLAAVYDAVYAADPSAAAETIHRTDGEYRSLRLSIGLSGGANTATITEEMRAVATTIEGDSGLTVTATGQPIVEELVQKGLLETLVQGFAITFAVILAFLTATFWARYRTLSLGAVVIAPVLFAQAWLFGTMYLAGIPFTSETAIIAAIGIGIGVDYAIHVGERFLEEERARGDPIASLRRTVRGTGGALLASAVTTAAGFGVLVFALVPSLRRFGFVTSVAIAYAFLASIVVLPSLLAVWARYTDYDGTDDAATDDLADTTG